The sequence GACCTTGCTATCCTGAAGGTCTGCTCTTACTTACTTCCTTATTAATTTTTTCCGTATGACGACAAGAAGGGAAAGAGGAACAGCCAAAAAAGCGAGCGCCATTCCCATCTCGTACGACTAGATCTTGCCCACATTTTGGACATTTACGAGGTTCTGGTGTGATATTTTCAAAGATTTCCCGTGCCTTAAAAACGGGATTGACTTCATTAATAAACTTTTGAAGATCCGCCCGATCCAATAAAGTCACATCACATGCAGCTGCAAGCTCTTTCGCTTGTTTCGTAAAATAACTATTGGTCACGACCCACGCCTGATTCGCTTTATAATACGCTTTTGCCCCATACACTTCTTGTACAGCTGAAATACTGACCCGATTTTTAATTCTATATCGTTTAGCTTGAATGACAATTCTTTCTTTGCCTTTCATCACTAAATCAGCCCCAAAGTCACCAGACTTTTTGGTTACTTGAGGTTTATATCCTAACTGTTGGAAAAGGGCCTGCAAGTAAATTTCGAATTGATAACCATCCATTTTATCAATATAGGGCATACCCGATTGAGCTAACTCTTTCATATACCTCCGTTCACGAAGGACACGGTAAGCAAATTGAGAAAGTTTCACTAAAATCATGATAAGAAAGAGATAAAATACAGCTTGAAACACTTTATCCATTCATTGAAAGCTCCTGTTCAGTTTGTTTATTCCGGAGACGTGATGCCACAGGTTGAATGCTTTTACCATTCTTCTTTAATTCGTCGTTCCAGTCTTTCGCTCCCTTTGGAATATCTGCTCTTATCAAATCAGCATTAACGATTTGGTTCATTTTGTCAATAAATTCTTTTCCTCCTTGGTCATTATCGACAGCTAACACCATTTCTTTAATGCCTAACCCTTCTCTTCGAGCTTCAATATAAGACTGAGCAACGGTTTTAGGCTTTAATCCATTCATACTAATGAGTCGTGTGTTCTGCAATTGGTTTTCTTGTATACTCCAATAAGAAAGGAGATCAATGGGACTTTC comes from Priestia megaterium and encodes:
- a CDS encoding restriction endonuclease, which encodes MDKVFQAVFYLFLIMILVKLSQFAYRVLRERRYMKELAQSGMPYIDKMDGYQFEIYLQALFQQLGYKPQVTKKSGDFGADLVMKGKERIVIQAKRYRIKNRVSISAVQEVYGAKAYYKANQAWVVTNSYFTKQAKELAAACDVTLLDRADLQKFINEVNPVFKAREIFENITPEPRKCPKCGQDLVVRDGNGARFFGCSSFPSCRHTEKINKEVSKSRPSG